The nucleotide window CCGTTGTTCATCGCGCTAATGTAACATCTTCTTCTTATCTTTATTCCCAAAACAGAAGAAGAATGACCATACTGGAGGCCCGTCAACGAGTTGAGCAACTTCGCAATGCCTTAGATAAGCACAACTATAGCTATTACGTGCTAGCCGAGCCATCGATATCCGATTTTGAATATGATTCCCTAATGCGGGAGTTAATGAGCCTTGAGGGGCAATTCCCCGAATTGCAGGATGCCTCTTCTCCAAGCCTACGGGTTGGAAGCGATATTTCCTCTGAATTTGTGCAAGTTAATCATCGCTATCCAATGCTTTCGCTGGGTAATACATACTCAGAGGAGGAACTTTTTGATTTCGACCAACGCGTCAGAAAGCTCTTGGCTGGTGAGGAACCACAATACATATGCGAGCTGAAGTTTGATGGAACGGCCATTAATCTAATCTATAAGGATGGTTTGTTGGTGCAGGCCGTTACTCGTGGCGATGGTGTTAAGGGCGACGATGTTACAGCCAACGTTAAGACAATTCGTTCGATACCACTTAAGTTAACCGGCAGCGATTTTCCTTCTGACTTCGAGATGCGGGGAGAGATAATACTTACTCATGCAGCTTTCCAAAAGATGAACGATACGCGGGCATCAAAAGGAGAAGCTCTCTTTGCCAATCCGCGCAATGCAGCTGCCGGTACATTGAAACTGCAAAATTCAGCCGAGGTTGCCCGCAGGGGGTTGGATTGCTTTCTCTACTATACCTTGGGTGAAGAGTTGCCTTATGAGCTGCATTACGAAAATCTAATAAAGGCCAAGACATGGGGCTTTAAGATATCAGAGTTTAGCCGAAAATGCCATACCATGCAGCAAGTGTTTGAGTTTATTCATCATTGGGATAAGGCACGATTTGATTTACCGTTCGATACGGATGGGGTTGTGGTGAAGGTGAACTCCTATGCACAACAAGAAACGCTTGGGTTTACTGCAAAAACGCCTCGCTGGGCAATTGCCTATAAGTATAAGGCCGAACAGGGCTACACCCGGCTCGTTTCGGTCGATTTTCAGGTTGGGCGAACGGGTGCAGTTACTCCGGTAGCCAATCTCGAACCAGTATATCTGGGTGGAACTACTGTAAAAAGAGCTTCGCTGCACAATCAAGACCAAATCCAGCTGCTCGATTTGCATACGGGCGACATGGTAATTGTAGAGAAGGGGGGCGAGATTATTCCTAAGATTGTTGGCGTAGACATTGCGCAGCGACCTCTTCATACTGCACCCGTTGTGTTTCTTTCTCACTGTCCCGAGTGTGGTTCGGAGCTATTCCGACCCGAGGATGAAGCGCGACACTTTTGCCCGAACGACCAAGGATGTCCACCGCAAATTGTGGGACGCATGGTTCACTTCATTAGCCGCGATGCTATGAATATCGATGGGATGGGAGAGGAAACCATTGATTTGCTCTATCGCCAAGGGTTAGCCACCACCCCAGCCGATTTGTATGATCTACAGCTGCAGCAACTGTTACCCTTGGATAGAATGGCTGCCAAGTCGGCTTCCAATATAATCGCAAGTATTGAGGCTTCAAAGGAAGTTTCTTTTTCCCGCGTACTCTTTGCATTAGGAATTCGTTATGTAGGAAAAACCACTGCCAAGAAGTTGGCGGAGCATTTCAGAACCATCGAAGCATTAGAAACCGCTACTTTTGATGAATTAAAGGCAGTGGATGAGGTTGGCGAACGAATTGCAGGAAGTATCCAGCGTTTTTTTGGCGATAATCGCGCCATCAATCTGGTGGAAAGATTGAAAAAAGCAGGATTGAACATGTTTCTTCCTCAAAAGAATTCCGAAGGGCTTTCAGAAAACCTGAAAGGTTATACCTTTGTAATCTCAGGCACCTTTGCCGATATATCGCGCGAAGATTTAAAGGAGTTGATTGAACAGCATGGAGGAAAGAACTTGGCTGCCGTCAGTGGAAATTTGAATTACCTAGTTGCCGGTGACAAAATAGGTCCAGCAAAATTGAAGAAAGCCAGCGAGTTGGGTGTGAACATTATTACAATTGATGAGTTATATAGTATGTTAAAATAATTGAATATATGTTTGGCAAACTAAAATACAAGTCGGGCCTTAAGGCTATTGCGACCCTTCAAAAGAAGATTCCTCGGAAAAAGTTTATTTATAACCTTACTACTGCTCGAAAAGTAGGATTGGTTTTTGAAGGCTCAATCACGGGTATTCCTGAGGAATTGAAAGCGTTTATTCAATATTTAAAGACGTTGAACCTTGATGTGTACGCAATAGGATTTGTGGATATTAAGGAGTTGACTGTTGGTCTGGAACAACATCCCAGCATTAACTTCTTTTCAAGGAAAGAGTTGAAATGGAATGGCGTGCCAAACTGCCCTCATGTTGTTGACTTTGATAGTATTCGTCTCGACATCCTAATTGATTTTAGCCGGAGAGAACTCATGCCGTTGAGAGGCGTTACTGCCCTTGCTCATGCTAGCTTTAAGGTGGGATTTATAAACTACCACAACAGTCCTTTCGATTTTATAGTGGCTGTTAAGGAGAGTGAGCCACTTTCCTATCTTATAGAGCAGGCAAAGCACTATCTTATGGCGATTAACAACCGCCACTACCATTCAGTAGGGGACAAGAAAACTGAGCAATCCTAATTTTAAACAATTGAATTGATTAACGATATATGGCAAAGTTCTTTGGAACAGGAGTTGCAATGATTACTCCGTTCAACGCGGATAAGAGTGTCGATTTTGAGGGTTTAGGAAAACTTGTTGACTATTTGACCAAAGGCGGTGTTGAATTCCTTGTCGTTTTAGGAACTACAGGCGAAGCGGCAACCCTTTCGATAGATGAACGCCACAAGGTGGTTCGTTATGTTGTGGAGAAGAATGCAGGTAAGTTGCCCATTGTAGTTGGGATTGGTGGCAATAATACTGCCGAAGTAGTTCATTCGGTCAATACATTCGATCTTTCTGGCGTAGATGCCATTCTTTCGGTAACGCCGTTCTACAACAAACCCAATCAGCGTGGCCTTTACGAGCATTTCAAGGCAATTGCATTGGCAAGTAAGCTGCCAATAATTCTCTATAATGTTCCGGGTAGAACTGGCATTAATATGAATGCCGAAACTACCATTAAGCTAGCCAAAGAGTTTAAAAATATAGTGGGTATTAAGGAAGCGTCGGGTAACCTTACTCAGATTACCTACATTTTGCGCGACAAGCCAGCGGGCTTTGCCGTTCTTTCGGGCGACGATGGCCTTGCACTGCCTCAAATGGCAATGGGTATGGATGGTATAATCTCTGTTACCGGTAATTGCTTGCCAAGGGAGTTCTCCGACATGGTTCGTTACTCCATTGCTGGCGATATGGCTAAGGCTCGTCCGCTTCACAATAAGTTTGTTGAGATTATTGATGCCCTTTTTGCCGATGGCAACCCTGCAGGAGCAAAGGCTGCATTGAGTTTCCGGAGTGTGGCGAAGAACGAACTGCGTCTGCCACTTGTTCCTGTTAATGATCCCCTACAAAAGAAGATTGAACAGCTGATGGCAGAGTTTAAGTAGCCATTTCTAACATAGAATTACAGAAGGAGGTGTGCTGCACCTCCTTTTTTCACCTTTATAGTATTACTGCTATTCTATATTAGTAGGGGCTTTTAGTTTTTACCGATGGTGTTGCGGCCTATCTCCTTTTATTGAGGTGGTTTTGAACCGATAACAAGTTGATGAGGTGGCTACTAAAGCATTTCAAACGGTAGGGCGTTTCTTAGTATGGATAGAGAGTGGTAGCAAGTAATTAAGCACATAGTAATTCAAAACAAACAACAATAATGGCACAAGAATCAACAGTTGCAAAGCAACAACACGAGAGATTCATAAAAGATGTTTGTAAATCGGGCATTGTTTGGGGGCTTGATAGTAAGAGTGGTTATGCTACTTCTGGTTCAAATGATTATGAAGATGCAGAAGGCAATCCGCTAAGCGTAATATGCATATGGTCTAGTAAGGACATGGCAGTATTGTGCGCAAAAGAAGACTGGGCTGAATTTGAACCTGTCGAAGTTCCCTTGGACGAATTCATCGAGAATTGGTGCGTTGGGATGTTTGAGAATAGCATGCTGGCGGGAACCAACTTCGGCGAAAATATGTTTGGAGTTGAATCTAATCCGCTCGACCTGATAGTGGAGTTGGCCAAGGAACTTAAGAAAATCCGAAAAATTATTCCGCTGAAGCTGTATAAGGGGATGGATGATTTGCTGCGTGAAATTGATCTCTTAAATAAAGAGTAATAAAAGTATGGCGTCACAGAACGATTGCTTCTCAAATGGCTCATTGTATATGAGCATTATGACCATCAATATAAACTAATGTGCAATGAAGAAAACTATTGACGATATTTTTCCTACGCTGGATGCGGTGCCGGAACAGTTTCGGCTAGCGTCCACTCTGGAGCAAACGGAATACCTCATTAATGGGGAGATTATGACATGGGCTGGCGAACGGCAGAAGGTTTACTCGCCTGTGTGCTGCAAAACGGCCGACGGTTTCGATAGCTACATTGGCAGCTATCCGCTTATGGGTAAGGAAGAGGCGTTGAAGGCATTGGATGCTGCCTCGGAGGCTTACAACTCGGGTAGGGGAACATGGCCTGCCATGAGCATTGAAGGACGAATTGAGTGCATGAAGAAGTTCGTCTTCTACATGAAGGAGCAACGCGATGAAATTGTGAAGCTGCTCATGTGGGAAATTGGCAAGAACTACGCCGATTCCACGAAGGAGTTCGATAGAACCATCGATTATATTATTGATACCATTGATGCGGTAAAAAATCTCGACCGCGATTCGTCGCGCTTTGTTATTTCGCAGCAAATAATTGCTCAGGTTAGGCGTGCGCCGCTTGGAGTGGTTTTGTGCATGGGGCCTTTCAACTACCCGCTAAACGAAACCTTTACCACGCTTATTCCCGCCTTGATTATGGGGAACACGGTTATTTTTAAACCCCCAAAGTTGGGTGTGCTGCTTCATCAGCCACTGCTTAAGGCTTACCAAATGGCATTTCCAAAGGGTGTGGTGAATACTCTTTACGGTCATGGCGAAATAATTATGGGCCCGCTAATGGAGTCGGGCAGGGTTGATGTGCTTGCATTTATTGGTTCGAGCCGTGTAGCCGATATTCTCAAGAGTCAGCACCCTAAGCCACACCGGCTAAAGGCAATACTAGGCCTTGAGGCAAAGAATCCTGCCATTATTCTCCCCGATGCCAATATCGATTTGGCGGTAAAGGAGTGCGTTATGGGTTCGCTCTCATTCAACGGCCAGCGTTGCACTGCCCTAAAGATATTGTTTGTGCACCGGAGCATTGCCGATACCTTTGTGAAGAAGTTTAGCGAGGAGGTAGGGCGGTTGCAAGTTGGTATGCCGTGGAGCAATGGCGTTGCTATTACTCCGCTGCCTGAGCCAAATAAGTCGGAATATCTTACCGCCCTTATCGACGATGCCAAGGCCAAGGGTGCTGCTGTGATGAACCCTTCGGGAGGTTACTACAACCGATCGTTCTTTTACCCTGCGGTGCTTTACCCTGTAAATAGCAGCATGCGTGCATTCCGTGAGGAGCAGTTTGGCCCAATAGTTCCTATTGCAGTGTTCGACGATATTAACGAGCCGTTGGACTATGTAATTGAGTCTAACTATGGCCAGCAGGCAAGCATTTTTGGCCAAGACTCTACTACTATTGCCACACTTGTAGACACGCTGGTGAATCAGGTGTGCCGTGTAAATATTAATTCGCAATGCCAGCGCGGACCGGATATCTTCCCTTTCACTGGGCGTAAGGATTCGGCCGAAGGAACCCTCTCTGTTTCCGATGCGCTGCGGGTATTCTCCATTCGAACCCTTGTGGCATCGAAAGAAAACGATGAGAATAAGAAGATAATTACCGAAATTGTCCGAGAGCAGAAGTCCAACTTCCTATCAACAGACTTTCTTCTCTAAACGTTATGCTATATATAAGAAAAGGCCACCAGCGTTTTACTGGTGGCCTTTTCTTTAACTCGATATTTTGATGATTCAGCCTTGGTTTACGCTCGTTATTCCGAGTATGCTCCGATTAACTCCTGTATAACTTCCGGCTAACTTCAATGGTTTACTTCTCCGAAAGCAGCTTTTCTACAAAAGCAGTGGTTTCCTCTACCAGTTTGGTGTAGTGATCGCCAGTTCCCGGGCCAGAGAAGCCAGTGTGCAGCTTCACAATCTCGCCTTTACGGTTGATGAATATGGAGGTTGGAAATGCAACTTGTCCTTCGAGGTTGTATAGCACTTTATCCTTTGTCTCTTTGCCCCGTGGGCCTGCATACAGGAAGGTATAGCTAGCGCCCGTTTGTTCGGCAAAGCGTTCCATTCCTTTTTTCGATGAAGCGAGGTCTTTGTTCTCAAAGCAAAGCGCAACAATCTCGAGTCCTTTATCTTTATACTTATTGTAGAGCTCGCCGTAGAAGCGGTTTTCGTCCATACAATTTGGGCACCAAGAGCCCGAGGCTGTTACAATAACTACCTTTCCTTTAAACTGCTCGTCGCTAAGACGAATAGTGTCGCCACTTAAGTTTACACATGCAAATTCAAATATTTTAGGCCCTTTCTTAAGGTGAATGAGCGATTCAACGGACGGAAGGTTAGCGTTCTCGTTTTTAGTGGCTGTCCAAACCGATTTCCACTTTGGGCTGCCCATAAATTTACCGTTTTCAATCTTCCCATCGGCCGTAACTTCTCCAGTCATTATAATAGTGTGCGCACCATCCACTGCCGAGAGCATGAGTTTGTTGCCCGAAATCTTACCTTCGAGGTAACGCATGTCGCCACCGGTGTTTAGCCAGGTTCCAGTAACCTTTGCTCCATCTTGC belongs to Williamwhitmania taraxaci and includes:
- the ligA gene encoding NAD-dependent DNA ligase LigA, giving the protein MTILEARQRVEQLRNALDKHNYSYYVLAEPSISDFEYDSLMRELMSLEGQFPELQDASSPSLRVGSDISSEFVQVNHRYPMLSLGNTYSEEELFDFDQRVRKLLAGEEPQYICELKFDGTAINLIYKDGLLVQAVTRGDGVKGDDVTANVKTIRSIPLKLTGSDFPSDFEMRGEIILTHAAFQKMNDTRASKGEALFANPRNAAAGTLKLQNSAEVARRGLDCFLYYTLGEELPYELHYENLIKAKTWGFKISEFSRKCHTMQQVFEFIHHWDKARFDLPFDTDGVVVKVNSYAQQETLGFTAKTPRWAIAYKYKAEQGYTRLVSVDFQVGRTGAVTPVANLEPVYLGGTTVKRASLHNQDQIQLLDLHTGDMVIVEKGGEIIPKIVGVDIAQRPLHTAPVVFLSHCPECGSELFRPEDEARHFCPNDQGCPPQIVGRMVHFISRDAMNIDGMGEETIDLLYRQGLATTPADLYDLQLQQLLPLDRMAAKSASNIIASIEASKEVSFSRVLFALGIRYVGKTTAKKLAEHFRTIEALETATFDELKAVDEVGERIAGSIQRFFGDNRAINLVERLKKAGLNMFLPQKNSEGLSENLKGYTFVISGTFADISREDLKELIEQHGGKNLAAVSGNLNYLVAGDKIGPAKLKKASELGVNIITIDELYSMLK
- a CDS encoding DUF6913 domain-containing protein, whose protein sequence is MFGKLKYKSGLKAIATLQKKIPRKKFIYNLTTARKVGLVFEGSITGIPEELKAFIQYLKTLNLDVYAIGFVDIKELTVGLEQHPSINFFSRKELKWNGVPNCPHVVDFDSIRLDILIDFSRRELMPLRGVTALAHASFKVGFINYHNSPFDFIVAVKESEPLSYLIEQAKHYLMAINNRHYHSVGDKKTEQS
- the dapA gene encoding 4-hydroxy-tetrahydrodipicolinate synthase, which encodes MAKFFGTGVAMITPFNADKSVDFEGLGKLVDYLTKGGVEFLVVLGTTGEAATLSIDERHKVVRYVVEKNAGKLPIVVGIGGNNTAEVVHSVNTFDLSGVDAILSVTPFYNKPNQRGLYEHFKAIALASKLPIILYNVPGRTGINMNAETTIKLAKEFKNIVGIKEASGNLTQITYILRDKPAGFAVLSGDDGLALPQMAMGMDGIISVTGNCLPREFSDMVRYSIAGDMAKARPLHNKFVEIIDALFADGNPAGAKAALSFRSVAKNELRLPLVPVNDPLQKKIEQLMAEFK
- a CDS encoding DUF2750 domain-containing protein, producing the protein MAQESTVAKQQHERFIKDVCKSGIVWGLDSKSGYATSGSNDYEDAEGNPLSVICIWSSKDMAVLCAKEDWAEFEPVEVPLDEFIENWCVGMFENSMLAGTNFGENMFGVESNPLDLIVELAKELKKIRKIIPLKLYKGMDDLLREIDLLNKE
- a CDS encoding NADP-dependent glyceraldehyde-3-phosphate dehydrogenase; protein product: MKKTIDDIFPTLDAVPEQFRLASTLEQTEYLINGEIMTWAGERQKVYSPVCCKTADGFDSYIGSYPLMGKEEALKALDAASEAYNSGRGTWPAMSIEGRIECMKKFVFYMKEQRDEIVKLLMWEIGKNYADSTKEFDRTIDYIIDTIDAVKNLDRDSSRFVISQQIIAQVRRAPLGVVLCMGPFNYPLNETFTTLIPALIMGNTVIFKPPKLGVLLHQPLLKAYQMAFPKGVVNTLYGHGEIIMGPLMESGRVDVLAFIGSSRVADILKSQHPKPHRLKAILGLEAKNPAIILPDANIDLAVKECVMGSLSFNGQRCTALKILFVHRSIADTFVKKFSEEVGRLQVGMPWSNGVAITPLPEPNKSEYLTALIDDAKAKGAAVMNPSGGYYNRSFFYPAVLYPVNSSMRAFREEQFGPIVPIAVFDDINEPLDYVIESNYGQQASIFGQDSTTIATLVDTLVNQVCRVNINSQCQRGPDIFPFTGRKDSAEGTLSVSDALRVFSIRTLVASKENDENKKIITEIVREQKSNFLSTDFLL
- a CDS encoding peroxiredoxin family protein, whose product is MKLKPIILGVLAMAAISSCSKNSADLAQGPWLGVLVLDSTEVGMEVPFNMNVIKHDDGTTTIDIINADEKISATEVTFMGDTLIMKFPVFSSEIYATVGAETLNGFYYPKGKENGTFYKFYATKGVTDRFPNATEAPTANIQGRWDVMENLGTPDSTYMVGEFKQDGAKVTGTWLNTGGDMRYLEGKISGNKLMLSAVDGAHTIIMTGEVTADGKIENGKFMGSPKWKSVWTATKNENANLPSVESLIHLKKGPKIFEFACVNLSGDTIRLSDEQFKGKVVIVTASGSWCPNCMDENRFYGELYNKYKDKGLEIVALCFENKDLASSKKGMERFAEQTGASYTFLYAGPRGKETKDKVLYNLEGQVAFPTSIFINRKGEIVKLHTGFSGPGTGDHYTKLVEETTAFVEKLLSEK